TCAGATCAACATTCTAAAAAAACATTTATTGAAAGAATAAAGTATTGTTTAACTGGTAATGAAAAATATCTATTACCTTATAAATGTAATAATGTTCAATATTTCGATGAAGAAATTATATCTTTAAAATCTGAAGAAATATTTATAGATGGTGGTGCTTTTACAGGTGATACGATAGAAAGTTTTTTAAAGCAAGTAGATGGTAATTTTAAAAAAATATATTCTTTTGAACCAGAAAAAAGTAAGAACGAAGAATTTCTAAAAAGATTAGCAGGTATAAAAAATATTCGACTTTTACCGTATGGTCTTTGGAATAAAAAAGAGTTAGTTAGTTTTATGAGTAATAATTCTGCTGCAAGTAAAATAGAAAAAAATGGTAACTCATCGATTGAAGTAACCTCTATTGATGAGTTTTTACAAGGTAAAGAAGTAACCTTTATAAAAATGGATATTGAAGGGGCAGAACTTGAGGCACTAAAAGGAGCAGAAAATACAATTAAAAGGTATAAACCTAAACTTGCAATATGTGTATATCATAAACCGATGGATATAGTTAATATACCAATATATTTAAAGAGCATAGTACCAGAATATAATATATATTTAAGACACTATAGTTATGGACCTTTAGATACTGTTTGTTATGCAGTATATGAATAAAAAGTATGTAGAAAAATAGAAGTTTAAGTATGCTAAAATATAAATGTTTGTAATTAGCCTTAGGTCACAAAGATTACATCAGTAATGCAATTAAATAATTAAATAAATTATTAGATTTAAAATAAAAGAGGGTGAAAAAGATGAAATATACGATTACAGTTTTTGGACTTGGATTTGTAGGCCTCACTACGGCTCTAGCTTTTGCTGAAAAAGGTAATAAAGTATATGGTTATGATATAGATGGTAAAAGGAGAGAATTTATAGAAAAAGGAGAACTACCTTTTGTAGAAACAGGATTAGATAGTGCTTTAACTAAACATATAAATAAAAATTTTATTGTAGTAGATAATGTACAAGTATCAGTGAAAGAAAGTGACTTTATATTTTTATGTGTTGGCACACCATGTAAAGAAAATGGAGAGGCAGATTTAAAATATATATATTCGGTAATAGACATGATCTCATCAAACTTGAATGATGATAAGCATAGAGTAATAGTTATAAAATCTACAGTGCCTCCATCTACAACAGCAGAAAAAGTAATTCCTTATTTAAATAAAAAAGGATT
Above is a window of Clostridium sporogenes DNA encoding:
- a CDS encoding FkbM family methyltransferase, whose translation is MSYYDEILELLSQNGLKDNVIGKSNTAYLYYLYNDYWNIINEKFSLFTKVYDNLSDQHSKKTFIERIKYCLTGNEKYLLPYKCNNVQYFDEEIISLKSEEIFIDGGAFTGDTIESFLKQVDGNFKKIYSFEPEKSKNEEFLKRLAGIKNIRLLPYGLWNKKELVSFMSNNSAASKIEKNGNSSIEVTSIDEFLQGKEVTFIKMDIEGAELEALKGAENTIKRYKPKLAICVYHKPMDIVNIPIYLKSIVPEYNIYLRHYSYGPLDTVCYAVYE